A stretch of DNA from Lysinibacillus sp. B2A1:
CATTTGTGGGGCTTCCATACCAAACATTGCCCACTCCTCTTTTGCTGGACCATAAATACCAGGAACAGTTAATCCTGCCTGTCGCATAAGGACAGTTAATTGCCCCCTATGGTGACTTTGATGTTGAAGTAAAAACAGCAATAGTGACCCATTTGGCATTTGTTGACCGATGAATTCAATACATTCTTCCATTGTACGGTCAGTCCATTGTGATTTTAGTGCCTGCACAAGTGCATTGCTCGCTTGTTGATAGCTGTCTGCAATAAACTGAGCCGAGGTAGGAACAGGATAATCTTTAGCTGGTGCTTCAAACATTAAATTTGTATTGGAAGTAATGACACGGATAGCTGTAACAATATGCCAAGCAATTCGACCTAACGTCCAATTTTGTGAAGTAATTTCCTGTTGAAGTGATTCATCCGTTAGGTTATTTAGTAATTTTTGTGTGGCATTGGCTTCAAACTCCCAAGATTGCAAAAAATGGTCTACTGTTTGGAACATAAAAATCCTCCCTCTAGTTGAGCTTTATCTTTAATTATACTCTCCCTTGAATGGAATAGAATTGTATTTTTTGCAAATTTTTTTATGAAAGAAATAAAAGAATGAAGAGATTCAACCAATATGAGTCGTAAATTTGAAAAGGCAGACGAGTATTATCTGCCTTTTCAATATCCTATATAAGTCAATTAATAATTATTCCTCTTTAATCACTAGAAAAACACCACTAAAAATCAACATGGTACCGAGCCAAAATGAAAGTCCAATTGTTTCATCTAACAGTAGCCAGCCTAAAAAGGTTCCGACGATTGGTTGGAAGAAAAAGAATAATCCTCCACTGGAAGCATTCATTAATTGAAGTCCCTTATTCCACAATAAAAAACCGCCAGCTGTGGAAACAATACCTAAATAAATTAATCCACCTGAAATTGTTGGCTGCAAAATACTAGATATATCTAAATATTTTAATCTAGGAACAACAACAGGCGTTAGTAAACACACAGCCACCAAAGATGAATAAGTAGTAATAACAATCTGAGAATATTGCTGTGGGATTTTCTTCACTAATACAGACATTAGTGCCCAAGTCAATGCGGCAACTAATAAGTAAAAGCCGCCTAATTGTTGGCTAACATCAATTTGTCCATTTCCAACAATAATGCCAACGCCAATCGTTGCTAGTACAATGGAAAAACATTTTTTGAATGTTATTTTTTCTTTCAAAATAAAGCGTGCAAACAGAACCATAAAAGCAGGCGTAGTTGAAGTAATAATAGCACCCATTTGAGCAGTAGAAAGCATTGTCCCCATTTCCTGTGTGACAATCGAGATTGCATTACCAATCAGACCAACAAGGAAAATCATTAACCAATCTCTTTTAGCTATAGACCATGATTGCTTCATACAGATACCAATAGTAGCAAGTGCAATGACAGCAATCACATAACGAATCCACACAAGTTCTAAGGGTGGAACAACCTCTACTACTACTTTTACGACAACATACATCGCCCCCCAAATACTTGCTGCAAGCGATAAAAAAATGGCACCTATTATTTTACTATTCATGTTTTTTCCTCCGTTTTTCATAGAAATCTATGTCCTTAACGGAGAAAAACTCTTCTACCGTTAAGGAAGAAGTATTGTTGGTACATCCTGTTCAAATAATGGAGAAAACATCATGTAAATCAACTCCGATCTATGTACATTTTGATTTATTATAAATTAAATGAACGAGTTTGAACAGAATTTGCAAATGACAATCTATAAAAGATACTCGTTCAAGTACTTGGATTTTTTGCGTATTTTCTTCAATATTTTAAGCATCCTATGAAATAGATAGGAGTGAAAAAATGAAAGATGTAAGCTACCTACAAATAGCTATTGAAACCATTATAACCTTTTTTGTTCTTCTAGCTTTGACTCGTTTTTTAGGCAAAAAACAATTAAGTCAGCTGACTTTTTTTAATTATGTTACAGGGATAACGATAGGCTCCATTGCTGCGAACATGATTGTTCTAAGTACAAAAGATTATATGAAAGATTTACTCAGTCTTGTCATTTGGTGTTTACTCACTATACTTATTGGTTTTATCAGTCTTAAGTCAGGAAAAATTAGAGTAATCCTAGATGGTCAGCCTACAATTGTCATAAAACATGGAAGGATAGACAGAAAAGCATTAAAAAGAACAGGCATTAATATTGATGACTTAACGATGATGACTAGACAATATCAAATTTTTTCAATCGCCGAAATAGATTATGCCATTTTAGAACCTAATGGGACACTTAGTATTCTCAAAAAACCAGCGTTTCAAGGGGTACAAAAAAGAGATTTTAAAATTTATCCTACAACTCCAGCATTTATACCTATAGAAATCATTACAGATGGAAAATTATTATTGAGAAATTTATTAGAGGTTGGCAAAAGTATAGATTGGTTAAATAATGAATTAAAAAAGGCTAATATAAAAGAAATTGAAGAGGTATTTTTTGCTGAAATACAATCAGATGGAAGTTTATTTATACAGAAATTTTAGAATAGGATTCATTAATTAATTAAATTCTGGTCATTTTAATATTGATAATGTTTTGTAGGTTACAAACTACATAAATTTATTATGTTAATCCCAAAATTATTACATGTGTAACAAGTATAAAACACTCCAAAAAGGAAAAATTATAGATTGGAGGTGATTATTTTGACAGGCAAAAAGCAAGAAAAAAGAGCATTAAATCAAGAGGAATTTACAGAGGATTTGAGTCCTGATGATTTAGATGTACGTGAGGAGAATAATCTTACAAAAGAACAAAGTAAGAATTCTAATCAAGAACAATATTCCAAACAAAAAGAGTAGAATAATGATTGCATCACCTAGGCTACAACTTGTCAAAGCATTTTTAAAAGTAGTCCATATGATGAAGTGACCATCAAGTTGCTTCGTCATTTTTGTATTTTAAGCTACATTAAAAGAATTGAAAATTACTAATTTTTCAAAAAATGTGTTGACTAAAGGAAAAATTACAAGTAGGATAAAGAAAAAATATGTATTCTTATAAATTTAATAAGAATTAAAAAAGGAGAGATGTAAAATGGCAGTAACAACATTTAAGGCAAGTACATATTTAAAAGATAAAGTTTTGGTAGAGGCCAATGTAAGAGGGCATAAAATTATAATAGACGAACCAAAAGAATTAGGCGGAGACGACCAAGGTGCAAATCCTGTAGAGCTTGTTCTTTCTGCATTAGGTGCGTGTCAATCAATTGTCGCAAGAATTTACGCAAATAAATTGAAAATAGACCTAAAAAACTTTTGGGTTGAATTAGAGGGAGACCTTGATATAGATGGTTTTTTAGGGAAATCTGATGTAAGACCTGGATTTTTAACGATTCGATACACTTTTCATATAGAAACGAGTGCATCAGAAGAGAAGGTGGAAGAATTTAAAAAAATTATTGAAGCACATTGCCCAGTAGGTGATACCATTGCAAATACTGTCAATCTTGTTTCTGCAGGCATTGTCATTGAGAATACAATCGCTTAACCTTTGTGCTGAAAGATGTTGACTTCTTTGATAGATAGACCTAGACCATTTTTTATAGCTCTCGTCTCTCATTTAGGAACGAGGGCTTTTTTATTTCAAATTGAAACAACGAAAGAGCATACATATATACCGACTTTATTCCAAAAGGAAGTCGATATCAAGGAATTAAGGAATCTTAAATAGAAAATCACTCATTCAAAAATAATGAGTGATTTTTCATGTTGTTGAAATACTATTATGTCAATGAAATCAAGGTGACAAATTAAAAAGTATAGCCCTTTTTCAAAACGAGAGGTTGATTTCCGTTCCGACTGAGTGCTTTCCTGGGGGCGTCCGATGAGCCGCTTCACTCACGTTGCTCGCTCCAGGGTCTCATCTGTGACGCTGAATCCCCGAGGAGTCACTCAGTCTACACTCCAATCAACCATTGCTCATAATGTTTTCATTGGCTTTCACATAAATGTATAGTGATAAATTGAAGTCTTAACCATCACTATTTTGCGCAAAAAAAACGGAACTTTGATAACATTTTTCTATGCGAAAGCAGAGCGACAGCAATAAGTAGCTTTTTGAATAGTGACAATGTGGTTTTAACCATAAAATGCAGGACAACAACTATAGAATTGTGCCACTATTCTATCCATTTAATGATGGTGAGTAACATGCTTTTACTTTACTTTTGAGGGAAGAAAATATTTAAAGTTCTACACTATTGCAGATTGGAGTGCAAGGCTACTCGACTCCCGTGGGATAGCGAGACAGACGAGACCCTGCACGGAGCGTCAGCGTAGGAAGCGGCTCGTCGCTCGCCCACAGGAAGCCTTGCTCTGTGCGAAAGCGAAGCGTCAGCGACAAAGCGAGTAGCCTGGAACGGAAATCACCTTCATTTGACTTAGTAGTATTCACAAAGATTCCCTTGACCATTTAGTTTTTCAACACTATGAGAAAATCACTCATTCAAAAATAATGAGTGATTTTTTATTGTAATCGAGTAAAAAATATTCTGAATACCATTTGTCCCCCACATAAGCGCATAACAAAATTCATATAAATAAAAATAAAATCTATTAAAGCAAAGATAGTAGTTATAGCTAGCCTATTCTCTTGCAGAGTAAATCATGCTAAAAATTAAGAAATTCTTCAGATTCTACTAAGGAAAAATTTAAGATTACTTTTTTATACTTATAATATAAGGAAATTAACGAAACCATTTGAAGATTTAAAACGTATTGGTAGTAGTAAAGAATATTGAAGTAGGTGAGGAAATGTCATACACCATTTACATAGTACTAACAAAAACAGGTACATTATTATCGAAGGCTATCGGGATGTATACTGGAAAAGAAATGAATCATGCATCCATAGCGTTTGATGAGGAGCTTTTTGAAATGTACAGCTTTGGGCGGAGACAGCTAAATAATCCATTAAGTGGTGGTTTTTTGCGAGAAAATGCAGAAAGAGGACTATTTGAGACAGCAGATTGTGTCATCTATCGCTGCAGAGTTTCGCATTATCAATACTTAGAAATGATGAAAATCGTCCGTTATATGTATTGGAATCGTGATCGCTATAAATATAATTTTATTGGACTTTTTGGGGTGATGATGCAAAAAGAGGTACGGAGAGAGCGTGCTTATTTTTGCTCACAGTTTGTAGCAATGCTATTAAAGGTGGGAGGTTTAAAGATTTATCAAAACCCTGCTTTAATGACGCCGCATTGTATTGCTCAATTACCATATTTAGAAAAAGTATATGCTGGAAAGCTTGCAGACTACTTACATAATGTGCGAACACCAGCTATGTTGTATGGGTAAAGTTCAATAATTACGAATGCGTAGTCTTGTCATTTCTCCTGATTCAGCGAATGTCACGGATTTTAAGGAGCGCTTTTCGAGTGAGCATGAAAAAATCCGTAATCATTAAAATAAATTATTCTCTCAGGCAATCATTAACTTGATGATTTGCCTGAGTTTTTTATCCTGATTCAGCAGAATACCCCCACTTCTATAAGTGGCGAGATGACTGCGGTTTTTTCCTATTCGGTGAGCGTACCAACGGCCACTGAAATAGAGGAACTCAGGCTAAAATCTTCACATCCTGTGAAAACGCCTGAGTGACCAACATCGTGTTGCTGCCACTCCGTTAGCACTACGCTTTCGCACAAAAAACATCTGTTGGTCTCCTGGCGGATGTCACGGATTTTGAAGAGGAGCTTTTTGAGCGAGCTCGCAAAAAATCCAGACGCAATACGCTGGGGCGTAATGGATTAGTAATATTTACCTCGTTCAGAATGAAAATAAACCTAGATGCTGGAAAGCTGAAAATGAGTCCTATTCCTGTTAAAGAGCTACCATAAAATTGGTATCATAGAATACTAGAATAGTATGTAAACAAACACCGAGGAGGATGCGTAGATGGGTGAAGAAGTAACAGCAGTTGGTTGGGATGCGATTGATCAAGCACTATTACAGGTGTACGGTGAGCAGGAGCCAATGCATTATGGAACAATGATTCCTTATTCACTAGGTGGAGAAGATCCTTTAGATGGGATAAGTGCCTATAAAAGTGAAACACCGATTCCACATTGGCATTTTGTTACATATGGTTTCACGGAATTATATGAAAAAGAATTTGAAAATGAGGAATACAGCGGATATGGATTTGAATTGACATTTCGATTGGTGCGCAACGAGAATGAGGAGGAGCCACCTGCTTGGGCTTTAAATTTACTGCAAAATATGGGTAGATATGTTTTTAATAGTGGCAATGTTTTTAGAACAGGAGATTATTTGGATGCAAATGGTCCCATTTGTCTTGATGCAGATACACAATTAACTGCGCTGGCCTTCACACAAGATCCAGAGCTTGCTGAAATCGATACACCAAATGGCAAGATGGAGTTTATCCAAATGGTTGGCATTACAGAGGATGAGCTAGAAGCGATGCAGACGTGGAATACACTGGGTATGCTACAGGCGGGCATCCAACAAATACCAAGCTATATCACTGATTTAACGCGAGCTTCATTGTTAGAAAATCCTCAAATTGCAGAGACCGCTGAACAGGGAATGATGAAAGAGGGCTCCAATACTGGCTTTCTTTTTGTAGGTCAGCTGGCATGGCAAGTGGAGAAAAAGGATTGGTTTAACAAACAATCTCATGTCATCCAGCTAGGGGCCAAGCAAGCAGATGTCATTAGTAAATTACTTCGTGGACGAATTTTAAAAGACAGAAGTCTTAGCTTAGTTGGCCAGAATATAACGATTATGTTTAAAGCGGCTGATCAAGTAGGCTATCATGAAGATGAACAGAAAATTACGATTACATTGAACAGGGCAGCAGTAGACGAGCTAAGTCAAAAGCTAGTGCCACAAGAAAGTCAATTTGAATTAACTTCTTTAGCTGGTGTCAGCTTTCAAATTTTGAAAACGCATATTAAAAATCAAGAAGGAGCGGTTGTGAAAACAATCGGATAAGATTAATCTCTCGCTAAAATTGTATGATTTTTAGCGAGAGATTTTTCTCTCAGCTTTGGAAGGGGACTGTGTGATTTGAAGCAGCATATAGAGGATTTTATAGGGGATGTATGGGAAAAACTAACTGCCGTTTATCAGCAAGAAAGTAAAAGAATATGCTCTCTTAAAGATTGGAGTCGACTCCAGGCAGGCGTCTTTAACTATCTAAAAGTTTCATGGAAAAATGAAAAAAGCCATTACGGTATCATATCTATTGATGTGTATGAGCCATTTAGTTGGAGTGATAATGCCTATAAGGTGGAAGTAGGTCCATACATACAGGAATTTACAGAAATTAATCATATCGAGGAGCTTTTTTCCGCTTTATGTACAAAAATAGAGACGATTTTTCAATCAGAGCAATATGGTTCTCGATTTTTTGATTATTCTTTTCAGGTGGTGCTTGAATTTGAGCGTGATAAAACCATGATATGTTATCAAAAGGAGTTGCTTAATGACTGCAAGTTACAGTTAATGAAACAAGAGCTAGCAATATTCATTCAAACAAAGGTTATGGCTGAGTTACCTGTACGCCCAAGTGACAATGATGAGTTTTTCTTTGCGCAGCATTTGGTGAATCCTTATTTTTTTCACCAAACAGCAGATGATATCGATCCACTTATTTGTCGACTACAAGAAAAGCATCATACCCATAAAAAGCGTTTAAACCAATGGATTTATTATTATAGTAGAGCGTTTAAACATTGGGCTGAGGAACATTTTTTAAAGCAATATTTTGAACAAACAGGAGATTACATAAAAAAATGGGGACTGAAAAGTGAGGACACTTCCAAGCAGCTTAAGCAGGAAAAACTAGATTTTTTTCTGTATGTTGCATTGAAAATCGGTCAAAAAGAACCTGCTACTCGTTTGCAATACCTTGAACTTGCTAAACAGCTCGGCTCTCAGCAGGCGGCGGATTATTTACAGCGGGGAAGTGGTCGTTATGAAAGTATGCGAAAGAGTGATATTTTCCAAGGACAAGCAAATGATATTTTGCAAAAAATTGATATACGAATAATGTCAGAGGAGGAAGCGGCATATCGCGAAGCACTCCATTATATAATAGACCTTTTACAGGAAGGCTTTCCAAAGGGCTATAAACTGACCTTAAAGACGAAAGTGAAAAATTTTCTTCCTATAAAAAAGCTAGCTAAATCAAAGCTTCATCAGTTTTTTGCGAATTGTCTTGTGTACCCCAGTCTTTTCCCATTGCTGGCTGACTATGCACAGGTAGCTATAGAGGGGTTTGCATGGTATCAGGATGTAGAGCCTAGTGAAAAATCAGCTATGCCTGGAACCTATGCGGTCTTTGGTTTAGGGCTATACAGTAATGCCTATTTCCCTCTTGTCCAAAGCTATATGACAATTGTTGATACAGAGCATCAGTCTGTGCAGAATTATTATGCAGAGGCCTTTGTAGAAGCACATGACCTATCAGTTGAGCTGATGCCTGTGTTTGTAGCTATTCTACTCGGTGCGAATGACTCCGCTAAGCCGCTTAAGAGTATTGAAATAAAGGGACAGACCCTACTTTTAGCACTTATACAAGAGTTGGAGAATAAGGAAGATTATCAGCGGGAATTTGTTTTATACCAACTATTTGGCAATTCTAAGAAGTTGGTACAGCGTATGAAGCAAGAGTCAGCACCAATTAAATATGAGCTAGAGAAATTACTACAATGGATGAATTAATCAAAGGGAGCAAGCTGAATGGATAGCGATCAGCAAAGCCAAAGATTTTGAGAGTGTATGGGAGGCCATAGATCAGCTTAATGTAATGGAGCGAGATGCACAAAATCTGGAGTTATGCAGGTTTACTAGTATCTCTAAGGATGATTATCGCAAGGAGCATGGACAGGAAACAGATTTTATGTCAATGGCTACTTGGAGAGGACAATATAGCTATTCACAAGAAATGATGGAGTACTATTCGGCTCCAGTTTGTAAATAAGAGCTATATTCTGATGGACTGAAGCTGTATATACGGTTTCATTAAATAACATAATAAGGGAGGAGCAATAATATGGGAGCATGGGGCTACAAAGCATTGGAAAGTGATGAGGGATTAGATGTGGTAGGCTTTTTACAGGACTATATCGAAAATCAAACAAATTTAAATCTAGTATCGTTAACTGACATTGTCAAGGCGATGAAAAATGATGGCTTTTTTGGAGACACCTTTAAGGACATAGATTTTTTTTACGATGTTAGCGCCTTGGCATTAGCAGAAATCTATATTACATACCTCGATACAGGTAATTTTCTTAGTGACGAAAGTAAATCTAGAAAAATTCAAACTTTGACAGCTGATGAGAATGCTTTGAAGTTTATAGTAAAATATTTAACAGATATAAGAGATGAGGTGCCAGATGAGCATGGTAGTAGAGAGATTGTAGAGCTATGGCGCGAGTCTAAAAACTGGCATGCATGGCAATCAAACCTAAATAATCTTATTCATAGAATTGAACAAGAAATCAGCAATTTAATTCATAAAAGTTACATGGAGTGATGATAATTGACATATGAATTTTGGATAATGGCTTCAATTACGGAATTGGTTGAATATCCAGATGAGACATGTGATGAATGTATACCACATCCGAATTTTCAGGCTATTATGGATGTGCTTGACATCAAAGTACCCATAAAGGATATACATGAACGTTTTCTTGATCAATCTATCCATACAGGAGATGTTTTGGTATTTGCCAATCAGCATCAGCAAGAAAGGTGTATTGTTCTTGATACTTATCGTGATCCATATGACCAATTAGATATGATTCAGTTTGGATGGAAAATGGGTACAAAGGAAGCTATTTCAATAGTAAAGCAGTTATCACGTAGACTTTATGATAATTGTGAGTTTGCTGTATGCTACAAGGAAGGTCAATCTGTCCTTTATAAGGTACTACAGGAAGAAAGCTATCCTCGTAAATATAGCTATAAGAATACGATCTATGAGCAACAAATAAAGAAATATGTGTTGTGAAAACCAAAAATAGGTGGATTCGTGACATGATTTACTTTGAAAGTGCCACGAATCCATACGATAGAGATCATACAAAGAAAAAGCTAAGTAAGGAAAATAAGATGGAGATGCCGAGGATAGGTCCAACAATTTTCATATGTCTTTTTCGTCCCATTACAACAATGGCAACATATTCACGAATCATTGCGTTCGGCCAATAATAAAAGGCCGTTTTTGAGCCAATGCCCTGACTGTTTAAGCCTGCAAGTCTTGCATAGATGCCTGCACGGAACAGATGGAAATTATTTGTCGTAAAGATACTGTTATAGGTCTCACCTTGTTTAATATCATCCATTATCTGTTTTGAAAATAACATATTTTGATATGTATTTACAGATTGGTTCTCTTGCAATGTATGCTCGATGGGAATACCTTTGTCAATTGCGTATTTTTGCATTGCCTCGGCTTCGGGAAGGTTCTCGTCAGGACCTTGTCCACCAGAAAAGATAATTGTTGGCGGCGAGGTAACTGCTACCTGTTTATGATAGAAATCAATTGCCTTCTGAATTCTACTAGCTAGAAGTGGTGGAACCTTGTCATTAATTAAGCCACTACCCAGTACAATGATATAATCCTGATTTAACCTTGGGCGATTGAATTGGTACAGAAAATAGGCTGATAAGAAATTAGACAAGTGAATAAAAAAATAAAATGTTATAAGAGATATCCCACCAAAAATCGGTTGGAGGTGGCTTGAGAACAAGCTTGCTGGATATATAATCGGTAATAATATAAATAATAAAATGCCCAGCGCCACAAGTAATGTTAAAGAATTAGCCAAACGCCTTCCCTCTCGTTTCATTAACACTCTTGCATTTAAAAATAAACCAAACATTAAAGCTATAATTGCAAAGGGAATAAGGATAATTAAAGCGATAAGCGGAATAATTACAATTATCCTTAATAAATACTGATCAGATGCTAAGGATGCGAGAACGCAGAATAACAGAAAAGAACAGACAAAAAGATTAAATAACAAGCCGTTAATGATCTTTCTGGGGTCTTTCAAATAAGAAATGAGAAAAATAATGAAAAGCATAAGAGGAATAATTCCAAAATACATAATAACATGCACCTCAATGATGTAATGGGTTAATTGTATCTTTATATTATAAGTAATTATTGGATGAAATCAACTACTGACAAAATGAAAAGGAGTATCATGGATATACTCCTTTTGGTTGCCGGCTCCTATTTTTTGTGAGAGCTGCTATAAGTTTTATAAACATAATTGATATACTCACTGCGAGTAAGTCCACCAGTTTGACAATTAAATTCATCATAGGTGATGTTTGCTGGAAGTCCAAATTCAGCTAATACTTGTTGACGTTCTTTTTGATATTGCGGGAGATCCAGTGATCTTGATTCATCATCCTCTTCTGGCTTTAGCCAATCATTAAAAACACCTGCACAAACACCATGATTAGTAAAACGACCACCAGTCTTAAGTGAGGTCATAGGCTCTGGCTTACTAATGGTTCCTGTGCCCCATGATAGGCGGTATCGAGACTCCTTGCCATAATCAAGGGTTAAGCCATACCCAATGGGGAATTCAATATCAGATTCAGTTAATGCTTTGTGCCCAACCTTTTCATAGCATCCACGCATAAAATGATCGTCCATCACAATTCGCGTTTGTGCGGCTAATGGAGCGGATATGATTTCATCGAGATGAGGGGACCGCTCTGTCGTTGTAAGCAAATAAGGACGGATAAACAATGGCATTGTCATGACATCATGCCAAATACTATCCTCTGCAAATAGATTATCCTTTTGCATTTGACGCAAATCTCCAATAACAAGGACATAGCCATCTACGAACAAATCGATCTCTACACGAAAAATATCTCCTGGAACAGCTTTATAACGTAAACTTTTCATACTTGTAAGTTTTTTAACCTTGTCTGAATAATCTGCAGGAAGCTGCGAAGGAAATCGCTGTAGCCATTCCATGATATCAGCCTTAGTTGTTAGATGCTCAAAGCCAGTTAGTGGGAGCTGGTAATAGGTTTTCGCATTTCGAGCCATGATATAAGAAGATGAATGGTGTTGATTGCCTAGCCCAGCAGAAAAGATAACGCCTGTTGCTTTCACAGCAGAAATATTGGTGTAATTTAATTTTTTTTCTTTTCCACGAGCTGTTTGAGGAACTATGACCTCACGATTACGTGTTAAAATATTTACATCTGCTTCTTGAAAGTTATACTCATTGATGAATATTCTTTTTTTTATGAGATCACCTTCAAGGCAAATAAAATAATCCTCTCGAATTTGAAGCGTGTCCCAATGATCTTCAATGATATGTAGTCCAAAATAAGGGCGCAATGAATTCGTTAACCAACTTGTAAATGCTGACAATTGGATTTCCTCCTACTTTGAGTGATGATGTCAAGTATACTGAAATCCCATTGTTACGAAAATAGCAGAATTGAAAAATGGCTAAAATAGTCCTATTAGTACAGGAAGGCTAATTGCTTTAGAAGCAGATAAAATCCAAGGATTGATTCTCTGGCACCTGACGTAGGAAACACTATCGCATGTTAATTTTGTTATAATTTAACGATAGAGGTGAGATGAAAAATGCAAATTATGACGATTGAAGGTGTACCTTATGAGTGGATCAACCAATTACAGGAAATACATGCGCATGTCTTTGATGGTGCTAATTTGCCAGTAGAAAAGTTAGAGAGAAAAGAGGGCCTACTTTGTCTATTGGCGATTGAGGCTAAACGTATTATTGGCTTTAAACTGGGCTATATCCATCCAGATGGTGTTTTTTATAGCTGGCTAGGCGGTGTTCATGCAGCAAAGCGTGGTCAGGGAATTGCTAGTTTGCTTATGCGTCAGCAGCATACATGTATATTGGCAATGGGCTTTAAAAAAGTTCGTACATATGGTAGAAATGAGAGAAAGGCAATGCTTATCACAAATCTTAAACACGGATTTGATATTGTTTCAACATTTGTTGATGACAAAGGTCGACATAAAATAGTATTTGAAAAATTATTGGAATAGGAGTTTTAACATGAAGGCATACTTAGCAAATGGATTATTTTCATTAGGAGATCGATTAGTAAATGAGCAGCTGGCTGCGGCTATAAGAGAGGCAATACCAGGTATTGAATTGTATGTGCCACAGGAGAATGATGCCATTAATGATAAAACAGCCTATGCGGATAGTCTAGCCATTGCGCAAGCAGATTTAGAGATGCTGCAAAAAAGTGATGTGCTAGTAGCTGTTTTAGATGGTGTGGAGATTGATTCTGGTGTGGCGGCTGAAATTGGTGCATTTGCCATGCTAAATCGGCCAATTATCGGTGTCTTTACAGATGTTCGTCAGCAGGGCAGAGATAATATGCAAAAAATTGAGGCACTTGTAAGGGACGGCATTGAAAATCAGTTTATATATCGAAATTTATTTGTAATCG
This window harbors:
- a CDS encoding EamA family transporter, with product MNSKIIGAIFLSLAASIWGAMYVVVKVVVEVVPPLELVWIRYVIAVIALATIGICMKQSWSIAKRDWLMIFLVGLIGNAISIVTQEMGTMLSTAQMGAIITSTTPAFMVLFARFILKEKITFKKCFSIVLATIGVGIIVGNGQIDVSQQLGGFYLLVAALTWALMSVLVKKIPQQYSQIVITTYSSLVAVCLLTPVVVPRLKYLDISSILQPTISGGLIYLGIVSTAGGFLLWNKGLQLMNASSGGLFFFFQPIVGTFLGWLLLDETIGLSFWLGTMLIFSGVFLVIKEE
- a CDS encoding GNAT family N-acetyltransferase, translated to MQIMTIEGVPYEWINQLQEIHAHVFDGANLPVEKLERKEGLLCLLAIEAKRIIGFKLGYIHPDGVFYSWLGGVHAAKRGQGIASLLMRQQHTCILAMGFKKVRTYGRNERKAMLITNLKHGFDIVSTFVDDKGRHKIVFEKLLE
- a CDS encoding peroxiredoxin — protein: MAVTTFKASTYLKDKVLVEANVRGHKIIIDEPKELGGDDQGANPVELVLSALGACQSIVARIYANKLKIDLKNFWVELEGDLDIDGFLGKSDVRPGFLTIRYTFHIETSASEEKVEEFKKIIEAHCPVGDTIANTVNLVSAGIVIENTIA
- a CDS encoding branched-chain alpha-keto acid dehydrogenase subunit E2; translation: MGEEVTAVGWDAIDQALLQVYGEQEPMHYGTMIPYSLGGEDPLDGISAYKSETPIPHWHFVTYGFTELYEKEFENEEYSGYGFELTFRLVRNENEEEPPAWALNLLQNMGRYVFNSGNVFRTGDYLDANGPICLDADTQLTALAFTQDPELAEIDTPNGKMEFIQMVGITEDELEAMQTWNTLGMLQAGIQQIPSYITDLTRASLLENPQIAETAEQGMMKEGSNTGFLFVGQLAWQVEKKDWFNKQSHVIQLGAKQADVISKLLRGRILKDRSLSLVGQNITIMFKAADQVGYHEDEQKITITLNRAAVDELSQKLVPQESQFELTSLAGVSFQILKTHIKNQEGAVVKTIG
- a CDS encoding DUF421 domain-containing protein, producing the protein MKDVSYLQIAIETIITFFVLLALTRFLGKKQLSQLTFFNYVTGITIGSIAANMIVLSTKDYMKDLLSLVIWCLLTILIGFISLKSGKIRVILDGQPTIVIKHGRIDRKALKRTGINIDDLTMMTRQYQIFSIAEIDYAILEPNGTLSILKKPAFQGVQKRDFKIYPTTPAFIPIEIITDGKLLLRNLLEVGKSIDWLNNELKKANIKEIEEVFFAEIQSDGSLFIQKF
- a CDS encoding nucleoside 2-deoxyribosyltransferase, with product MKAYLANGLFSLGDRLVNEQLAAAIREAIPGIELYVPQENDAINDKTAYADSLAIAQADLEMLQKSDVLVAVLDGVEIDSGVAAEIGAFAMLNRPIIGVFTDVRQQGRDNMQKIEALVRDGIENQFIYRNLFVIGLIKRKGIITSSIEEAVKAVQKFNK